The following is a genomic window from Streptomyces lincolnensis.
CCGGCCCTGCCACCGCCGTAGATCAGCGAAAGGGACGATGTGACAGGCATCCCAGCGGGAGACATCGCTCGGGTCGGAGTCGTGGGCTGCGGTCAGATGGGAGCGGGCATCGCCGAGGTGTGCGCCCGCGCCGGTCTGGACGTGAAGGTCGCCGAGACCACCGGCGAGGCCCTGGAGATCGGCCGGACCCGGCTGTTCAACTCCCTGTCCAAGGCGGCCGGGCGCGGCAAGATCTCCGCGGAGGAGCTGGAGGCCACCCAGGCGAGGCTCGGTTTCACCACGGATCTCGGCGAGTTCGCCGACCGCGATCTGGTGATCGAGGCCGTCGTCGAGAACGAGCAGGTCAAGACGGAGATCTTCCAGGTCCTCGACCAGGTCGTGACCCGGCCGGACGCGATCCTCGCCTCCAACACCTCCTCGATCCCGCTGGTGAAGCTGGCCGTCGCCACCTCGCGGCCCGACCACGTCATCGGCATCCACTTCTTCAACCCGGCCCCCGTGCAGCAGCTCGTCGAGCTGATCCCGGCGCTGACCACCTCCGAGGGCACGCTCAGCCGGGCCCAGTCCTTCGCCGAGAAGCTGCTCGGCAAGCACGCGATCCGCGCCCAGGACCGTTCCGGTTTCGTGGTGAACGCGCTACTGATCCCGTATCTCCTCTCCGCGATCCGGATGTTCGAGTCCGGCATCGCCAGCCGTGAGGACATCGACAACGGCATGGAGATGGGCTGCGCCCACCCGATGGGCCCGCTGAAGCTGTCCGACCTGATCGGCCTGGACACGGTCGCCTCGGTCGCGTACTCGATGTACGAGGAGTACAAGGAGCCGCTGTACGCCGCTCCCCCGCTGCTCCAGCGCATGGTCGACGCGGGCCGCCTCGGCCGGAAGTCCGGCTCCGGTTTCTACACCTACGACTGATCCGCACCTACGGCTGGTGCACAGTGCCCGTTCCAGGGTGCTGGTTACACAGTGCGACGCCCGCGGGCCCGGCACTCTTCGGAGCGCCGGGCCCACTGCATTCACACACCGTGTGCGCCCCGGGCCCGCATATGCCCCTCGCACACTCTCCCCACCTGCCCACCAGGCGAGTTGACTCTTCATGCGCATGCAAGGGATGAGCCGACTACAGAAAGGAGTGGACCCGTGACCGTCGAGCCCGAACATCCCGTGGTCCATGGCGAACTCGCAGAGTTACGCCGGCGCCTCGACGTCGCCTACGCGCGTGTCGAGGGAGGGCTGGCGCTGCTCAACCATCGCACCGAGGAGACGGACAAGGAACTCAGCGACCTGAGCGCACGGATCACCGCACTGGAGCACGCCCGCTGGCCGCTGCCCGCGGTAGCGGTACTCACCGCCATGGGCGCACTCGTCGTGGCGGTCTGGCAGGCCCTGGGCCGCTGAGGCGTCGGGTGACGCGCGGGTGGGGGATCAGGGCTGGGTCTGTCCGGCGGATCAGGTCGCACGAATCCAACGACGCGTGATCGGTGCCGGTGAGCGGGGGTCTGGTGCGTGCAGCTGCAAGGCGGAGGAGGGCGGCGACGCGATGGGGGTCCCCCGCGCGAGGTTGTTCGAGCGCGGGGGAGTCGGCAACCGACGACAACGCCGCTGGGGGTCCCCCCACGCCTTTAAGGCAGTGGGGGAGTGCGCGCCAGGGCCCCGCGACCGCGACATGCTCCGCCGGACGGACCCTAAGTGTCCTGTCCGAGCCTCAGATGGTGCAACAGGAGTAACGCGGCCGCCATGTTGGCGGCCGGGACCTCCCCACGGGCGACCATGTCGGGAACGAGTTTGAGGGAGACCCATTCCCGGCGGTCGGACTCGAAGTCGTCCACGGGGTGCCCGACGTACTCGCCCTCGTCGGCCCAGTAGATGTGGTGCCTGGCGTCGGTGAGGCCGTTGGACGGCTCCACGCTCATCAGGTGGCGCAAGGGCCCCGGCCGCCAGCCGGTCTCCTCCTCCAGTTCCCTGGCGGCCGCCACGGCGATGTCCTCTCCGTCCTCGACCACGCCCGCCGCGAGTTCCCATCCCCAGCTGTCGGTGATGAAGCGATGGCGCCACAGGAGGAGGACCTCGTTGGCCGCGTTCACCACCGTGGCCACGGCGACGGGCCTCAGGCGTATCAGGAAGTGGTCCAGATGCCGGCCGTCCGGCAGTTCCACATCTGCCAGGTTGACCGTGAACCAGCGGTTTTCATACACAGTTTGTTCGTTCTGTTTCGTCCACTGCACGGTTCTGCCACCTTCCGTCGAGTAAGTGGCAATATCGCAGCAGGGACTATGAGGTGACGGTGGACGAGTACCCGTCTACAGCGGTACGCGCAGCGCGCCGTCGATCAGTTCGGCCGCCTCGGCCGTACCCGCGCAACCGCTGCGCACCAGGTGCTCACGCACCGCCCGGAGTCTGTCGCGCAGCCGCTGGGACTCCATTCCACGCGCCTGTTCGGCCATCTGCACCGCGGTGGCCACCGCCTTGTCGGCGTTGCCCTGGCGCAGCGCGATCGTGCTGAGCATGGCCAGCCGGTGCACCCGGCCCCGGTCGTGGGCGGGATTGTCGACCGCCGCCGCGGCATGCTCCGCCGCCGCGGCCAGTTCTCCGAGGCTGAGGAGGGCCTCCGCCACCTGGACGTTGACCAGTCCGGGCTGGACATAGCCCGTCTCGTCGGGCTCGTATCCGCGGCGGATGCGTTCGGCGGCCTGCTCGGCCCGCCGGATGCAGGACAGCGCGCTCGTGCCGTCACCGAGGTGCGCGTACGCCTTCGCCTGCATCGCGTACAGGTCGGAGGCGAGCGCCGGTGTGATGTGCTTGCCGGCGGCACGCAGCGCGGCCTCCGCGAAGGCGACGGCCTGCCGGTACTCCCGCATGAACAGCGCCTGGTTGACCAGCAGCGCGATCACGTACGCGCCGAGTCCCCGGTCGCCGCTGGCCTTCGCGAGCCGCAGCGCCTGGTGGAAGTAGCGCTGGGCCAGACCGTGCGCGTCGGAGTCGTAGGCGCAGATGCCCGCCACGGCCACCAGACCGCCCGTCGCCCGGTGGAGTTGGCGGCCGGTGGCGTCGGTGTAGCTGCCGCGCAGCAGCGGGGCCGCCTCGGCGTTGAGGAAGCCGACGATCCGGGAGCGGGTCGCCACGCCACCGGTCTTGCGGTACATCTGCTCGTAGTGGGTACGGGCCGCGCGCAGCATCTCGATGTCGGCGGGGGTCACCCGGTGCCGGCCGCCGCGTGAGACGTCCACGTCCTCGGGCGGGTTCTCCCACTCCCACACCGGCATCACGGCGGGCGTACCGGTCACCGCCGGGGCGCCCAGGATGTGCGGGCGCTGCTGCTCGTCGGAGCGCCACAGCGCGGTGGCCCGCTCCACGAAACCCGACAGCGAGGTGCCGTGCGGGGCGGACGGCTCACCGGGGACGCCGAGGCCGATGTCGTCGAGGGTGACGGGCCGTTGCAGCCGGGTGGCGAGCACCTCGCAGATCAGGTCGGGCACCTGGCCCCGCGGCCGCTGGCCCTTCAACCACCGTGCCACAGCCGTGTGTTCGTACCTGAGAGCGAGTCCGCGGGCCCGGCCCGCCTGGTTCACATGGGCGGCGAGTCCCGCGTGCGAGACACCCGCCTCGTCCAGAATCGCGTCGAGCAGAGTGTTGGGCTGCATGGGAGGCCCCCCGGGTGGCTCGGTGTCGACAGAGTAGTGGGTGTGTCTTCACACGGGGTGTGAACGGAGTACTCGAATCCGCAGGGTGTGCGCACTGTCGCGGAGAGTTTCCAGCCGGTTGACTGAAATGCCTCGCAAGAGGCCGGCCGGGCCGCCGGCTCCCCCTCGTACAGTGCGGCGGCCCGATTCCGCGCCGTCCGCCCAGCTGCCTGCCCGACACTCCGTGGCGGGGCGGACGGCCGCCGCCGGCTTGGCGGTGCGGCCAATCGCCGTTGCGGTCAGAGGTGCGTTGTCGGCTGCGGGTGCGTTGT
Proteins encoded in this region:
- a CDS encoding transcriptional regulator; amino-acid sequence: MQPNTLLDAILDEAGVSHAGLAAHVNQAGRARGLALRYEHTAVARWLKGQRPRGQVPDLICEVLATRLQRPVTLDDIGLGVPGEPSAPHGTSLSGFVERATALWRSDEQQRPHILGAPAVTGTPAVMPVWEWENPPEDVDVSRGGRHRVTPADIEMLRAARTHYEQMYRKTGGVATRSRIVGFLNAEAAPLLRGSYTDATGRQLHRATGGLVAVAGICAYDSDAHGLAQRYFHQALRLAKASGDRGLGAYVIALLVNQALFMREYRQAVAFAEAALRAAGKHITPALASDLYAMQAKAYAHLGDGTSALSCIRRAEQAAERIRRGYEPDETGYVQPGLVNVQVAEALLSLGELAAAAEHAAAAVDNPAHDRGRVHRLAMLSTIALRQGNADKAVATAVQMAEQARGMESQRLRDRLRAVREHLVRSGCAGTAEAAELIDGALRVPL
- a CDS encoding NUDIX hydrolase gives rise to the protein MQWTKQNEQTVYENRWFTVNLADVELPDGRHLDHFLIRLRPVAVATVVNAANEVLLLWRHRFITDSWGWELAAGVVEDGEDIAVAAARELEEETGWRPGPLRHLMSVEPSNGLTDARHHIYWADEGEYVGHPVDDFESDRREWVSLKLVPDMVARGEVPAANMAAALLLLHHLRLGQDT
- a CDS encoding 3-hydroxybutyryl-CoA dehydrogenase → MTGIPAGDIARVGVVGCGQMGAGIAEVCARAGLDVKVAETTGEALEIGRTRLFNSLSKAAGRGKISAEELEATQARLGFTTDLGEFADRDLVIEAVVENEQVKTEIFQVLDQVVTRPDAILASNTSSIPLVKLAVATSRPDHVIGIHFFNPAPVQQLVELIPALTTSEGTLSRAQSFAEKLLGKHAIRAQDRSGFVVNALLIPYLLSAIRMFESGIASREDIDNGMEMGCAHPMGPLKLSDLIGLDTVASVAYSMYEEYKEPLYAAPPLLQRMVDAGRLGRKSGSGFYTYD